A genome region from Sphingobacteriaceae bacterium GW460-11-11-14-LB5 includes the following:
- a CDS encoding glycosyl hydrolase yields the protein MKKILLACLMLFSIYAFGQKSNKVQAVPKPLYSDPVYDGAADPVVIWNKGEKKWFMFYTNRRANEKNLDGVSWVHGTRIGIAESKDGVIWKYRDTCDIQYRLTDYTHWAPEVIENKGIYHMYLTYVPGVFKDWRHPRYMVHLTSKNLINWKFESKLKLASDRCIDACVFKLPDNKGWRMYYNNEMAGKSIYYADSKDLYHWEDNGKKLIGDKGCEGPKVFYWKNTYWMVVDNWNGLGLYSSTDLLSWKRQPKNILQEPGKGTDDGVMGGHADVVVNGDKAYIYYFTHPGRTPENKGVDNATTRRSVIQLAELEYLNGEISCNRDKPLPIQLKP from the coding sequence ATGAAGAAAATCTTGCTTGCCTGTTTGATGTTATTTTCGATATACGCCTTTGGCCAAAAAAGCAATAAAGTACAAGCCGTTCCCAAACCATTGTACAGTGATCCTGTTTACGATGGCGCTGCCGATCCGGTGGTGATCTGGAATAAAGGAGAAAAAAAATGGTTTATGTTTTATACCAACCGCAGGGCTAACGAAAAAAATTTAGATGGGGTAAGCTGGGTGCATGGCACAAGGATTGGCATTGCCGAATCGAAAGATGGTGTAATATGGAAATACCGTGACACCTGCGATATTCAATACCGGTTAACCGATTATACCCATTGGGCGCCTGAAGTAATCGAAAATAAAGGGATATACCACATGTATTTAACCTATGTACCAGGCGTTTTTAAAGATTGGCGTCATCCAAGGTACATGGTTCACCTGACCAGCAAAAACCTCATCAACTGGAAATTCGAATCTAAATTAAAGCTTGCTTCCGACCGCTGTATTGATGCCTGTGTGTTTAAGCTGCCTGATAATAAGGGCTGGCGCATGTATTATAATAATGAAATGGCAGGCAAATCGATCTATTATGCCGATAGTAAAGATTTGTACCATTGGGAAGATAACGGCAAAAAACTGATTGGCGATAAAGGCTGTGAAGGTCCAAAAGTATTTTATTGGAAAAACACCTATTGGATGGTGGTCGACAACTGGAACGGCCTTGGCCTGTATTCTTCAACCGATCTCCTCAGCTGGAAACGCCAGCCTAAAAATATTTTACAGGAACCCGGAAAAGGAACCGATGATGGTGTAATGGGTGGTCATGCCGATGTGGTGGTGAACGGAGATAAAGCTTATATTTACTATTTTACCCATCCAGGCCGAACACCTGAAAATAAAGGCGTTGACAACGCAACAACGAGAAGAAGTGTAATTCAACTGGCCGAACTGGAATACCTGAATGGCGAAATCAGCTGCAACCGTGACAAACCCTTACCTATTCAATTAAAACCCTAA
- a CDS encoding RagB/SusD family nutrient uptake outer membrane protein, with translation MKKIINIISGVALLGSLMVFPTSCKKSFLDEEVINSRNTSDFQKTEGLDGLVIGMYQSLKFHFNYTWAYTSTNYGVDEFTVGGDRTEQMWNSYDGTLNSLNVDVQAVFDNMYTNINSANIVIKNVPIYYTGANKNIRLGEGYFMRAFDYFKLVKQYGGVPLQLESLETIKEDFTRNSAKEVYEQVIQDFTQAYNLLPSVPAERGRITKWAAAHFLAKAYLFRASEMNNDWNGDTKTADLQNAIKYADLVIGSGQHSLATNYSDLWNFTTVDGANETNREVILAAQFSNNTATQGRYGNQIHLYYPSIYQTLPGMIRDIAGGREFQRMRSTDYALDVFDRVNDSRFWKSFKTRYVSNNAASIPKWVKGSAPTPAQEGQPKFALGEEAVLYIVNNAGDTRYTPIVDKADPALPTDLARRKPSMFVRYFAGQPQSYLNAHGNYGVNQYVALSKFMDGSRNLVASQFGQRDGILARLAETYLIAAEAYGRLGQYAQAIPYLNTVRDRAAYKDGEDRSSYVDGGIAYKTNPAVTSAIVSYSDKNTYFESNNIPVTTTNTLSSMHLNSEADIFNSSKDFYDKVGASSNADKFKAFILDERSRELMGELMRWEDLARTKTLVARTAAFNLEAKPLEGKHYLRPIPQSFLDVLKIGGEPLTAEQKQAMQNPGW, from the coding sequence ATGAAAAAGATTATAAATATAATATCAGGAGTGGCTTTGTTAGGAAGCTTAATGGTGTTCCCCACTTCCTGTAAAAAAAGTTTCCTGGATGAAGAAGTGATCAACTCGCGCAATACATCCGATTTTCAAAAAACAGAGGGATTAGATGGCCTGGTTATAGGTATGTACCAAAGTTTAAAATTCCATTTTAATTATACCTGGGCTTACACCAGCACCAATTACGGGGTTGATGAGTTTACCGTAGGTGGCGACAGAACCGAGCAAATGTGGAACTCCTATGATGGAACCTTAAATTCGCTAAATGTAGATGTGCAGGCTGTTTTTGACAACATGTACACCAATATTAATTCGGCCAATATTGTGATTAAAAATGTACCTATTTATTATACCGGGGCCAATAAAAATATCCGCCTGGGAGAAGGTTATTTTATGCGTGCCTTCGATTATTTTAAACTGGTTAAACAATATGGAGGTGTGCCTCTACAGCTCGAATCATTAGAAACCATTAAAGAAGATTTTACAAGGAATTCGGCTAAAGAAGTATACGAACAGGTCATTCAGGATTTTACACAAGCCTATAACCTGCTCCCATCAGTTCCTGCAGAAAGAGGAAGAATTACCAAATGGGCAGCTGCTCACTTTCTGGCGAAGGCTTATCTGTTCCGGGCAAGTGAAATGAACAACGACTGGAATGGCGATACTAAAACAGCCGATCTGCAAAATGCGATTAAATATGCTGATTTAGTAATTGGCAGCGGCCAGCATAGCCTGGCCACTAACTATAGCGATCTTTGGAACTTCACCACAGTTGATGGTGCAAACGAAACCAACCGTGAAGTTATCCTGGCTGCCCAGTTTTCGAACAATACCGCAACCCAGGGAAGATATGGTAACCAAATACATTTGTATTATCCATCCATTTACCAAACCCTTCCGGGAATGATACGCGATATAGCAGGCGGACGCGAATTTCAGCGCATGAGATCGACAGATTATGCTTTGGATGTTTTTGACCGTGTGAATGACTCGAGATTCTGGAAAAGCTTCAAAACACGTTATGTATCCAATAATGCAGCCAGTATCCCAAAATGGGTTAAAGGCAGTGCACCTACTCCAGCACAGGAAGGGCAACCAAAATTTGCATTGGGCGAAGAGGCTGTTTTGTATATTGTAAACAATGCCGGCGATACCCGATATACACCAATAGTTGATAAGGCCGATCCTGCTTTACCAACCGATCTGGCCCGCCGCAAACCATCTATGTTTGTAAGGTATTTTGCCGGCCAACCACAAAGTTACTTAAATGCCCATGGCAATTACGGTGTGAACCAGTATGTGGCTTTATCTAAATTTATGGATGGTTCCAGAAACCTTGTTGCCTCACAGTTCGGCCAGCGTGACGGAATTCTGGCCCGCCTTGCCGAGACCTATTTAATTGCAGCAGAAGCTTACGGACGATTAGGTCAGTATGCTCAGGCCATTCCTTACCTAAATACGGTTCGCGATCGCGCTGCCTATAAAGACGGAGAAGACCGTTCTTCTTACGTTGATGGTGGAATTGCTTATAAAACCAATCCTGCGGTTACTTCTGCAATTGTTTCCTATTCAGACAAAAACACTTATTTCGAATCGAACAATATTCCGGTAACCACCACCAATACATTATCTTCGATGCATTTAAATAGTGAGGCTGATATTTTTAACTCCAGCAAAGATTTTTATGATAAAGTTGGTGCAAGCTCGAATGCAGATAAATTCAAAGCCTTTATCTTGGATGAACGCTCCAGAGAATTGATGGGCGAATTGATGAGATGGGAAGACCTGGCCCGCACCAAAACATTAGTGGCACGTACCGCTGCGTTTAACCTGGAAGCTAAACCGCTAGAAGGCAAACATTACCTGCGCCCTATCCCTCAAAGTTTCTTGGATGTACTTAAAATTGGTGGCGAGCCTTTAACTGCGGAGCAAAAACAGGCGATGCAAAACCCTGGCTGGTAA
- a CDS encoding beta-xylosidase, producing the protein MKTLKSAYLLFFSLSVFICTANAQSKANIQVNFDKNIAKMKPIWAWFGYDEPNYTYMKDGQKLLTEISKLSPVPVYVRAHNLLTSGDGTPALKWGSTNAYTEDANGKPIYNWKIVDQIFDSYVKRGMKPLAQIGFMPEALSTKPFPYQHKWKPGVRYEEILTGWAYPPKDYKKWGDLVYEWVKHSVARYGQAEVESWYWEVWNEPDGAYWKGTQAEFFKLYDYAADGLKRALPTAKIGGANVTGGGTRYLDAFIKHCLNDTNYVTGKIGSPLDAVLFHAKGSPKVSNGTVVMNVKTQLRNIDGNYKIISKYPQLKNIPVIIGESDPEGCAACGMSTNPENAYRNGTMYSSYTAASFARLYELTDQYNINLLGAVTWSFEFENQPWFAGFRDLATNGVDKPVLNVFRMFGQMKGNRVEAISNRMYNLNSILDSSIRKAQTDIGVLATKAEKTAAVMLWNYHDEDKTDSKDLISILLNKLPAKSVTITEYRIDAENSNSYAIWKKMGSPQNPDAKQIAALEKAGQLKMTAKPRKFDTTSGAFEMELARQGVALLKLDW; encoded by the coding sequence ATGAAAACATTAAAAAGTGCTTACCTCCTATTCTTTAGCTTATCCGTTTTTATCTGTACGGCCAATGCTCAATCAAAAGCTAACATTCAGGTTAATTTCGACAAGAATATAGCGAAAATGAAACCCATTTGGGCATGGTTTGGTTATGATGAACCGAATTATACCTATATGAAAGATGGTCAGAAGTTATTAACGGAGATTTCGAAATTGAGTCCGGTTCCGGTATATGTACGGGCGCATAATTTACTGACCTCTGGAGATGGTACCCCTGCTTTAAAATGGGGATCGACGAATGCTTATACCGAAGATGCAAACGGCAAACCCATTTACAATTGGAAAATTGTTGATCAGATTTTTGATAGCTACGTCAAAAGAGGCATGAAACCTTTGGCGCAAATTGGTTTTATGCCCGAAGCGCTGTCAACCAAACCTTTTCCTTATCAGCACAAATGGAAACCAGGTGTCCGTTATGAGGAGATTTTAACCGGTTGGGCCTATCCACCTAAAGATTATAAAAAATGGGGAGATCTGGTTTACGAATGGGTGAAACACAGTGTGGCACGTTATGGCCAGGCAGAGGTAGAAAGCTGGTACTGGGAAGTGTGGAATGAGCCTGATGGTGCTTATTGGAAAGGTACACAGGCCGAATTCTTTAAACTTTACGATTATGCTGCCGATGGACTTAAAAGGGCTTTGCCCACTGCAAAAATTGGTGGAGCCAATGTAACCGGCGGTGGTACCAGGTATTTAGATGCCTTTATCAAACATTGTTTAAACGATACCAATTATGTAACCGGCAAAATCGGATCGCCTTTAGATGCGGTACTTTTCCATGCCAAAGGATCGCCAAAAGTTTCAAACGGAACTGTGGTGATGAATGTTAAAACCCAGCTCCGCAATATTGATGGCAATTATAAAATTATCAGTAAATATCCTCAGCTTAAAAACATCCCTGTTATTATTGGCGAATCCGATCCTGAAGGTTGTGCCGCCTGTGGCATGAGTACCAATCCGGAGAATGCTTATCGGAACGGCACGATGTATTCGAGTTATACCGCAGCCTCCTTTGCCCGGCTTTATGAACTTACAGATCAATATAACATCAATCTGTTAGGTGCCGTTACCTGGTCGTTCGAATTTGAAAATCAGCCCTGGTTTGCGGGTTTTCGCGATTTAGCCACCAACGGCGTCGACAAACCTGTTTTAAATGTATTCAGGATGTTTGGCCAGATGAAAGGGAACCGTGTGGAAGCCATAAGCAACCGCATGTACAATTTAAATTCTATTTTAGATTCGAGCATCAGAAAAGCCCAGACAGACATAGGTGTTTTAGCCACTAAGGCTGAAAAAACGGCAGCTGTTATGCTGTGGAATTATCACGATGAAGATAAAACAGATTCGAAAGATCTTATTTCCATTTTGTTAAATAAATTACCTGCCAAATCAGTAACCATAACCGAATACCGCATTGATGCTGAAAACAGTAATTCTTATGCGATATGGAAAAAAATGGGGTCACCACAAAACCCGGATGCGAAACAAATTGCAGCGTTAGAAAAAGCAGGGCAACTTAAAATGACTGCTAAACCCAGAAAATTTGACACGACAAGTGGCGCTTTTGAAATGGAACTGGCCAGGCAAGGGGTAGCTTTATTGAAGCTGGATTGGTAG
- a CDS encoding exopolygalacturonase, with protein sequence MKKHIILTLFMVIAINAMAQDYIITKFGVSADSTKLNTKAIQSVIDKAYQKGGGTIVIPRGVYLSGALFFKPKTKLLLQEGAVLKGSDQIKDYPFIPSRMEGRSLKYFAALINATKVDGFSISGPGTIDGNGLKFWKTFWAHRDSLKKLGRESTNLEVSRPRLLFIWGCNNVNIKGVKLRNAGFWTTHLYQSNNVLIENCDIRSPFRPVKAPSTDGIDIDFCRKVTIRNCYISVNDDAICIKGGKGPDAQKLPENGIVEDILIENCTIGEAHATLTMGSECIHARNIIMRNCRVENTCPILKMKMRGDTYQLYENITVENITGKCGAIIDLNPWKQFFDLAGSTAKPFGTIRNIKITNIKVEATKFGEMDGNPEDKVSGFLFKDLEVITKTPFLKNRYQDVKIENVMVNGAPLVVKP encoded by the coding sequence ATGAAAAAACACATTATACTCACTTTGTTTATGGTCATTGCTATAAATGCCATGGCTCAGGATTATATCATCACCAAATTTGGTGTAAGTGCCGATAGCACCAAACTGAATACCAAAGCGATTCAAAGTGTGATAGATAAAGCTTATCAAAAAGGAGGGGGAACGATCGTCATCCCCAGGGGTGTTTACCTTAGCGGGGCACTTTTTTTTAAGCCTAAAACAAAACTGTTGTTGCAGGAAGGTGCTGTACTTAAAGGATCTGATCAGATCAAAGATTATCCATTTATCCCATCGCGTATGGAAGGGAGGAGCCTAAAATACTTCGCCGCATTAATTAATGCGACAAAAGTAGATGGTTTTAGTATTTCGGGCCCAGGCACTATTGATGGAAACGGACTTAAATTCTGGAAAACATTTTGGGCACATCGCGATTCGCTTAAAAAATTAGGAAGGGAATCTACCAACTTAGAGGTGAGCCGTCCACGCTTACTTTTTATCTGGGGATGTAATAACGTGAATATTAAGGGGGTAAAATTGCGTAATGCTGGATTCTGGACAACTCATTTATACCAATCGAATAATGTATTAATTGAGAATTGCGATATCCGCTCGCCATTTCGTCCGGTAAAAGCACCCAGTACTGATGGTATAGACATTGATTTTTGTAGAAAAGTAACCATCAGGAATTGTTATATCTCGGTGAATGATGATGCCATTTGTATTAAAGGTGGTAAAGGCCCTGATGCACAGAAACTGCCGGAAAACGGAATTGTTGAAGACATTTTAATTGAAAATTGTACTATTGGCGAAGCACATGCTACTTTAACCATGGGAAGCGAGTGTATTCATGCACGCAATATTATCATGCGGAACTGCAGGGTAGAGAATACCTGTCCGATTTTAAAAATGAAAATGCGTGGCGATACTTATCAGCTTTATGAAAATATCACCGTAGAAAATATTACCGGGAAATGCGGCGCCATTATCGATCTAAACCCCTGGAAACAATTTTTCGATCTGGCAGGCAGCACAGCAAAACCATTTGGTACCATCAGGAACATTAAGATCACCAATATTAAAGTGGAGGCAACAAAATTTGGCGAAATGGATGGCAATCCTGAAGATAAAGTATCAGGCTTTCTTTTTAAAGATCTGGAAGTTATCACCAAAACGCCATTTTTGAAGAACAGGTATCAGGATGTTAAAATCGAAAACGTAATGGTAAACGGGGCGCCATTGGTGGTTAAACCTTAA
- a CDS encoding beta-galactosidase, with amino-acid sequence MKHIYLFLMVALLPVVALAQQPATHRKTYNFNPGWKLYVGDLPGAESSDFDDKTWKAITLPYAWNEDEAFKKSIEDLSTGIAWYRKHFTISEINANNKIFLEFEGIRQAGEFYLNGKFIGRHENGVMAFGFDISALINQNKENVIAVRIDNAWNYREKATNSGYQWNDKNFNANYGGISKNVRLHVTGQVYQTLPLYSTLKTTGNYCYAKDFDIKGKSAVIVSESQVKNESATDQKLVYEVELKDLDGKIVKTFKSAETPIKAGDTLTLKAQALVNDLNFWSWGYGYLYTVTSRLKSADQVIDEVKTKTGFRKTAFKNGMVYLNDRVMMMKGYAQRSSNEWPAIGLSVPPWLSDYSNQLMVESNANLVRWMHITPWKQDIESCDRVGLIQAMPAGDSEKDVTGTRWDQRKTVMTDAIIYNRNNPSIVFYECGNESISAAHMQEMKDIRNLYDPNGGRAIGSREMLDIPEAEYGGEMLYINKSATKPVWSMEYSRDEALRKYWDEFSPPYHINGAGPKYKDADASDYNRNQDSFAIEDVIRWNEYYEERPGTGTRVSSGGVNIIFSDSNTHHRGEENYRRSGEVDAMRIPKDAFFAHQVMWDGWVDAKKTGIHLIGHWNYKTGIKKNVYVVASGDKVELILNNKSLGFGEKSNGFLFTFKNINYQAGTIKAISYSSAGKKLAETQLKTAGQAVALKFTTIKNPGGFKADGADVVLVQVEVVDQNGNRCPTASNKINFSLNGPAEWRGGLAQGPDNYILAKDLPVENGINRVLIRSTTTAGKINLTAKAEGLQMANLSFETLPVKSTNGLSVQLPGDGLKPNLSKGPTPLDPSYTVSRKSIKIIAAEAGANNDKASLSFDDNELSDWVNDGKIATAWIKYTLAKESTLSAVSLKLNGFRTKIYPLKILVDGKVVFEGNSKPSLGYFTANCKATKGKTVTIQLVGSGKEKENSNVGVEVNGKKLDDGVERAETKLKGGLSIIEAEVYEQP; translated from the coding sequence ATGAAGCACATTTACCTTTTCTTAATGGTTGCCCTACTGCCTGTTGTTGCTCTGGCACAGCAACCTGCGACGCACAGAAAAACCTACAATTTTAATCCTGGATGGAAACTTTATGTTGGCGATTTACCTGGTGCAGAAAGTAGCGATTTTGACGACAAAACATGGAAAGCCATTACCCTACCCTATGCCTGGAACGAAGATGAGGCCTTTAAAAAATCGATAGAAGATTTATCAACTGGTATTGCCTGGTACCGCAAGCATTTCACCATTTCAGAAATCAATGCAAACAATAAAATATTCCTCGAATTTGAAGGCATCAGGCAGGCCGGTGAATTTTACCTGAACGGAAAGTTTATTGGTCGGCATGAAAATGGCGTAATGGCTTTCGGGTTTGACATTAGCGCTTTAATCAATCAAAACAAAGAAAATGTAATTGCAGTTAGGATCGATAATGCCTGGAACTACAGAGAAAAGGCGACCAATTCTGGCTATCAATGGAACGATAAAAACTTTAATGCCAATTATGGTGGGATATCGAAAAACGTACGCCTGCATGTAACAGGTCAGGTATACCAGACACTCCCACTTTATTCGACCTTAAAAACCACTGGTAACTACTGTTACGCGAAGGATTTTGATATTAAAGGTAAATCGGCGGTGATTGTTTCCGAATCGCAGGTCAAAAACGAAAGTGCAACAGATCAAAAACTGGTTTACGAGGTAGAATTAAAAGACCTTGATGGAAAAATTGTTAAAACTTTTAAATCTGCAGAAACCCCTATCAAAGCGGGCGATACGTTAACCTTAAAAGCACAGGCATTGGTAAACGACTTAAACTTCTGGAGTTGGGGTTATGGTTATCTGTATACCGTTACCTCCAGGTTAAAATCGGCAGACCAGGTTATCGACGAGGTTAAAACCAAAACCGGCTTTAGAAAAACAGCATTTAAAAACGGGATGGTTTACTTAAACGACCGGGTAATGATGATGAAGGGCTATGCCCAGCGCAGCAGCAACGAGTGGCCTGCAATTGGCTTATCGGTACCACCATGGCTAAGCGATTATAGCAACCAATTAATGGTAGAAAGCAATGCCAATTTGGTACGCTGGATGCACATAACGCCCTGGAAACAGGATATCGAATCATGCGATCGTGTTGGTTTGATCCAGGCGATGCCTGCCGGAGATTCGGAAAAAGATGTAACCGGAACCCGTTGGGATCAGCGGAAAACAGTAATGACAGATGCCATTATTTACAACCGCAACAACCCGAGTATCGTTTTTTACGAATGTGGAAACGAATCGATCAGTGCAGCGCACATGCAGGAAATGAAAGACATCAGAAATCTGTATGATCCAAACGGCGGCAGGGCCATCGGTTCGAGAGAAATGCTCGATATCCCTGAAGCGGAATATGGAGGCGAAATGTTGTACATCAATAAAAGTGCAACTAAACCCGTATGGTCTATGGAGTATTCAAGAGATGAAGCCCTGCGAAAATATTGGGATGAATTCTCCCCTCCTTATCACATAAACGGCGCTGGTCCTAAATATAAAGACGCTGATGCCAGTGATTATAACCGCAACCAGGATTCGTTTGCGATTGAAGATGTAATCCGCTGGAACGAATATTACGAAGAGCGCCCTGGAACAGGAACCCGGGTAAGTTCGGGTGGTGTAAACATCATATTCTCTGATTCGAATACCCACCACCGCGGAGAAGAAAACTACCGCAGAAGCGGCGAAGTGGATGCCATGCGCATCCCTAAAGATGCTTTTTTTGCACACCAGGTCATGTGGGATGGTTGGGTCGACGCTAAAAAAACAGGCATCCATTTAATAGGGCACTGGAACTACAAAACTGGCATCAAAAAGAATGTATATGTGGTGGCAAGTGGCGACAAAGTCGAACTGATTTTGAACAATAAATCACTTGGTTTTGGTGAAAAAAGTAATGGTTTTCTGTTCACTTTTAAAAACATTAATTATCAGGCAGGAACAATCAAAGCCATCTCTTATTCTTCGGCCGGGAAAAAACTGGCAGAAACCCAGTTAAAAACAGCAGGTCAAGCTGTTGCTTTAAAATTCACCACAATAAAAAATCCGGGTGGTTTTAAAGCCGATGGTGCCGATGTGGTGTTGGTGCAGGTTGAAGTAGTCGATCAGAATGGAAACCGTTGTCCTACCGCTTCAAATAAGATCAACTTCAGCTTAAATGGCCCTGCCGAATGGCGTGGTGGTTTGGCGCAGGGACCTGATAACTATATTTTGGCTAAAGACCTGCCGGTTGAAAATGGCATAAACAGAGTGCTCATCAGATCGACAACTACAGCCGGAAAAATTAATCTGACGGCAAAGGCCGAAGGCTTACAAATGGCAAACCTTTCTTTTGAAACTTTACCTGTTAAATCGACTAACGGATTATCTGTTCAACTGCCAGGTGATGGTTTGAAACCGAACTTAAGCAAAGGTCCAACACCACTTGATCCATCATACACTGTTTCGCGGAAATCGATCAAAATTATTGCTGCGGAAGCTGGTGCGAATAACGATAAAGCCAGTTTAAGCTTCGATGATAATGAATTGAGCGATTGGGTAAACGATGGAAAAATTGCCACCGCATGGATCAAATATACTTTAGCAAAAGAAAGTACCCTGTCAGCGGTCTCTTTAAAACTGAATGGTTTCAGAACCAAAATTTACCCATTAAAGATCTTAGTTGACGGAAAAGTGGTTTTCGAAGGCAATAGCAAACCAAGTTTGGGTTATTTTACGGCTAATTGTAAAGCAACGAAAGGAAAAACAGTGACCATACAATTAGTGGGCTCCGGAAAAGAGAAAGAAAATTCGAATGTTGGCGTAGAGGTAAACGGCAAGAAGCTGGATGATGGTGTTGAACGTGCGGAAACCAAATTAAAAGGTGGATTAAGCATTATTGAAGCTGAGGTTTATGAGCAGCCTTAG